A window of Silurus meridionalis isolate SWU-2019-XX chromosome 4, ASM1480568v1, whole genome shotgun sequence contains these coding sequences:
- the LOC124384322 gene encoding protein S100-A13-like isoform X1, whose product MAPKTFLQYTDLELAINTIVTQFHAASANEASALTVNEFQGMLSKELPSVTPKDQEGLNKILSEMDVAEGQEVTFENFWNLVNSYATSQFGLLQKDKSVKCNCLLL is encoded by the exons ATGGCACCAAAG ACATTCCTTCAGTACACAGATCTAGAACTGGCCATCAACACCATAGTAACCCAGTTCCATGCAGCCTCAGCTAATGAAGCTTCAGCTCTGACAGTAAACGAGTTCCAGGGCATGCTATCCAAAGAACTGCCTTCAGTG ACTCCAAAGGACCAGGAAGGTCTTAACAAGATTCTGAGTGAGATGGATGTGGCAGAGGGGCAGGAAGTGACCTTTGAGAACTTTTGGAACCTGGTGAATTCCTATGCCACCTCTCAGTTTGGGCTGCTTCAGAAAGATAAAAGTGTTAAATGCAATTGCCTGTTACTCTGA
- the LOC124384322 gene encoding protein S100-A13-like isoform X2, whose translation MAPKYTDLELAINTIVTQFHAASANEASALTVNEFQGMLSKELPSVTPKDQEGLNKILSEMDVAEGQEVTFENFWNLVNSYATSQFGLLQKDKSVKCNCLLL comes from the exons ATGGCACCAAAG TACACAGATCTAGAACTGGCCATCAACACCATAGTAACCCAGTTCCATGCAGCCTCAGCTAATGAAGCTTCAGCTCTGACAGTAAACGAGTTCCAGGGCATGCTATCCAAAGAACTGCCTTCAGTG ACTCCAAAGGACCAGGAAGGTCTTAACAAGATTCTGAGTGAGATGGATGTGGCAGAGGGGCAGGAAGTGACCTTTGAGAACTTTTGGAACCTGGTGAATTCCTATGCCACCTCTCAGTTTGGGCTGCTTCAGAAAGATAAAAGTGTTAAATGCAATTGCCTGTTACTCTGA